In the Leptotrichia sp. oral taxon 212 genome, one interval contains:
- a CDS encoding glycosyltransferase family 4 protein, with product MKVLLFSEGKNTFSRSGVGQALNHQVEALGANNVDFTLEPEDEYDLVHINTIGLKSWKVLKKAKREGKPVIYHTHTTYEDFKGSVKFSNQLAPLIKFWAKKLYNSADYLISPTEYTKNLIKEKYLTSPKEIRVISNGVNTLNFSKKEDLEKRFREEYKIDKPFIITAGLPFERKGIMDFVKIVEKCKDYQFFWFGSSSIKPMLPKKIQKIIENPPKNLIFPGYVDKEILIGAFSGAEAFLFMTYEENEGIVILEALSAKLPIVVRDIPVYENWLQDGKNCFKAKTNDEFYEKIINIIENKVENLDEIIKEAYKLAKERDLKNVGKKYKDYYEYILNNGTK from the coding sequence ATGAAAGTTTTACTATTTTCAGAGGGGAAAAATACATTCAGCAGATCAGGCGTTGGGCAAGCATTAAATCATCAGGTAGAAGCCCTTGGAGCAAATAACGTAGATTTTACACTTGAACCGGAAGATGAATATGATTTAGTGCATATAAATACAATTGGACTCAAGTCATGGAAAGTTTTAAAAAAAGCAAAAAGGGAAGGGAAACCTGTTATTTATCACACTCATACGACGTATGAGGATTTTAAGGGGAGTGTAAAGTTCAGTAATCAGCTGGCTCCATTAATAAAATTCTGGGCCAAGAAACTTTACAATAGTGCAGATTATCTTATATCACCTACAGAATATACTAAAAATCTTATAAAAGAAAAATATCTGACCTCTCCTAAAGAAATAAGAGTTATTTCAAATGGAGTAAATACTCTAAATTTTTCCAAAAAAGAAGACCTTGAAAAAAGATTCAGGGAAGAATATAAAATTGATAAGCCATTTATAATAACAGCCGGATTACCATTTGAAAGAAAAGGTATTATGGATTTTGTAAAAATAGTCGAAAAATGTAAGGATTATCAGTTTTTCTGGTTTGGTTCATCAAGTATAAAACCGATGCTTCCTAAAAAAATACAGAAAATAATTGAAAATCCCCCTAAAAATCTGATTTTTCCAGGATACGTGGACAAGGAAATACTTATAGGTGCATTTAGCGGAGCAGAAGCCTTTCTTTTTATGACTTATGAAGAAAATGAAGGAATCGTAATACTTGAAGCACTTTCAGCAAAACTTCCTATCGTTGTGAGGGATATACCGGTTTATGAGAACTGGCTGCAGGATGGAAAAAACTGTTTTAAGGCAAAAACCAATGATGAGTTTTATGAAAAAATAATAAATATCATTGAAAATAAAGTCGAAAATCTGGATGAAATAATAAAAGAGGCCTATAAATTAGCTAAAGAAAGAGATTTAAAAAATGTAGGTAAAAAGTATAAGGACTACTATGAATACATATTAAATAATGGAACAAAGTAA
- a CDS encoding DUF2194 domain-containing protein, which translates to MSLEKGPAKSSKAKLEHSQKILVYHNKTSEQSQRIIKNLEEAFKYNKIDYKMVDIGEVVPTNEYDVFVFATDTFIGFRKAMFDTLLKEVSENGKSIIFLNNTPYNPFNEAAGIKKIGKIIERSTGIKFSEHLFPGLDAHEPSENLVVYPTMEVETEKDVRIFATNKEGIPLLWEKNYNKGRILYTNASFFADKTARGLMNQWIAYGSDWYITPILNARLMHIDDFPAPIPRGANSVIDNHYHVGTRDFYRQIWWKDMLEIGSRRKIIYSGFIIIDYNHAVRKGLMNRISDLTLKDLSLNGRELFLDEGEMGVHGYNHNPLLYDSKDVDFASLNYKPWKTQEDMAAGIEQVNKYVEELFGKNVKLYTYVPPSNMLRKEGLEMLVKHYPDLKAVSSIFYGTDSGGVYIQEIGRNKDFPSIYNLPRFSSGFYYDEDEIWGIFNAFAVYGYWSHFMHPDDLISKDRSRNKSWVELKEEFEKVVVTVEEKLPFLEPMRAVDMTKRYINIEDLKIASEKKGNDIHIALTDFREPFKALIRINGKKIKNISSGSFKEIYTAGNSKIYLLSIEKEDITIHLGD; encoded by the coding sequence GTGTCACTTGAAAAAGGTCCTGCAAAATCTTCAAAAGCGAAATTAGAACATTCACAGAAGATTTTAGTTTATCACAATAAGACATCGGAACAGTCACAAAGAATTATTAAAAATTTGGAAGAAGCATTTAAATATAATAAAATAGATTATAAGATGGTAGATATAGGTGAAGTTGTACCTACAAATGAATATGATGTTTTTGTTTTTGCAACAGATACTTTTATAGGCTTTCGGAAAGCAATGTTTGATACACTTCTGAAAGAAGTTTCAGAAAATGGGAAAAGTATTATATTTTTAAACAATACTCCCTATAATCCTTTCAATGAAGCGGCAGGAATAAAAAAGATTGGAAAAATAATAGAAAGATCAACAGGAATAAAATTTTCTGAACATCTATTTCCTGGACTTGATGCACATGAGCCAAGTGAAAATCTGGTCGTGTATCCTACAATGGAAGTCGAAACAGAGAAGGATGTAAGGATATTTGCAACAAATAAGGAGGGAATTCCTCTTTTATGGGAAAAAAATTATAACAAGGGTAGAATACTTTACACTAATGCTTCATTTTTTGCTGATAAAACTGCAAGAGGATTAATGAATCAGTGGATTGCTTATGGAAGCGACTGGTATATAACACCTATCTTAAATGCCAGACTGATGCATATTGATGATTTTCCGGCACCTATTCCAAGGGGAGCAAATTCAGTTATTGACAACCATTATCATGTTGGAACAAGAGATTTTTACAGACAGATATGGTGGAAAGATATGCTTGAAATAGGTAGCAGAAGAAAGATAATCTACTCAGGTTTTATAATAATAGATTATAATCATGCTGTAAGAAAAGGTCTTATGAACAGAATATCTGATTTAACACTGAAGGATTTGAGCCTTAATGGAAGGGAACTTTTTTTAGATGAAGGTGAAATGGGTGTTCATGGATATAATCACAATCCATTACTTTATGACAGTAAAGATGTCGATTTTGCATCGCTTAACTACAAGCCATGGAAGACACAGGAGGATATGGCAGCAGGAATAGAGCAGGTTAATAAATATGTTGAGGAGCTATTTGGGAAAAATGTAAAATTATACACGTATGTTCCGCCAAGTAACATGTTGAGAAAAGAAGGACTGGAAATGCTTGTTAAACACTATCCTGATTTAAAGGCCGTTTCATCTATATTTTATGGAACTGACTCAGGTGGAGTTTATATTCAGGAAATTGGAAGAAATAAAGATTTTCCTAGTATATATAATCTTCCGAGATTTTCTTCAGGATTTTATTATGATGAAGATGAAATATGGGGTATATTCAATGCTTTTGCAGTATATGGATACTGGTCTCATTTTATGCATCCTGATGACTTGATTTCAAAAGACAGAAGTAGAAACAAATCATGGGTTGAACTAAAGGAAGAATTTGAAAAAGTAGTTGTAACAGTTGAAGAAAAATTGCCTTTCCTTGAGCCAATGCGTGCAGTAGACATGACAAAAAGATATATAAATATAGAGGATTTAAAAATTGCATCTGAAAAAAAAGGAAATGATATTCATATAGCATTGACAGATTTCAGGGAACCTTTTAAAGCTTTGATAAGAATCAATGGTAAGAAAATAAAAAATATTTCTTCAGGTTCATTTAAGGAAATTTATACAGCAGGAAATAGCAAAATTTATCTTCTTTCCATTGAAAAGGAAGATATAACAATACATTTAGGTGATTAA
- the pelF gene encoding GT4 family glycosyltransferase PelF produces the protein MAVICFICEGAYPYIVGGVSSWIHELISSNPQHFFKVLCIIPNKEFAKVKYKIPKNVVEIKNIYMDPYLNFSYLKVLRENMQKNEEKEKSIEELLLFQMNKDKEKLNKVEDVFSKKMGTPLEIILSKEYWEILLKYYNQHYSKGNFSTYYWTYRNIILNLLKIGQESIPKAHIYHSVATGYAGFLGAVIAHQKKGKFLLTEHGIYPREREEEVLASSWIDADFKSIWIDYFYYLSKLAYQYCDKIISLFEYNRNIQIEYGAPEEKTIVIPNGVDEKKYGSIVRNKRKGFHVGSILRVVPIKDVKMMIKGFKIASDQIPDMTLWLIGPTDEDDDYYEECLKLVENLGLKEKVIFTGRADVTEYYSFLDLLLLTSISEGQPLSILEGLASGIPFIATDVGNCREILIGKIDIGEAGIIIPPTSYVDLSKALVELYNSPEKLEKFSVNGKKIVNKYYSKAAFIEHYRKIYDEMGG, from the coding sequence ATGGCAGTAATTTGCTTTATATGTGAAGGGGCTTATCCCTATATTGTAGGTGGAGTTTCTTCGTGGATTCATGAACTTATTTCATCCAATCCTCAGCATTTTTTTAAAGTTTTATGTATTATACCTAACAAAGAATTTGCTAAAGTTAAGTATAAAATACCTAAAAATGTTGTTGAAATAAAAAATATATACATGGATCCATATCTAAACTTTTCCTATTTGAAAGTTTTAAGGGAAAATATGCAAAAAAATGAAGAAAAGGAAAAAAGTATCGAAGAGCTGCTTCTTTTCCAGATGAATAAGGATAAGGAAAAATTAAATAAAGTTGAAGATGTCTTTTCTAAAAAAATGGGAACACCTTTGGAAATAATATTAAGCAAAGAATACTGGGAGATTTTACTGAAATATTATAATCAACATTATTCCAAAGGAAATTTTAGTACATATTACTGGACATACAGAAATATAATACTGAATCTTTTGAAAATAGGACAGGAAAGTATACCGAAAGCTCATATTTATCATAGCGTAGCAACAGGATATGCAGGTTTTCTGGGAGCAGTGATTGCACATCAGAAAAAAGGTAAGTTTTTACTGACTGAGCATGGTATATATCCTCGAGAAAGGGAGGAAGAAGTACTGGCTTCCTCATGGATTGATGCAGATTTTAAAAGCATATGGATAGATTATTTTTATTATCTGTCAAAGCTTGCTTATCAGTATTGTGATAAAATTATTTCCCTTTTTGAGTATAACAGAAATATTCAGATAGAATATGGTGCACCTGAGGAAAAAACTATAGTTATTCCAAATGGTGTGGATGAAAAGAAATATGGTTCAATAGTTAGAAATAAGAGAAAAGGTTTTCATGTGGGTTCGATTTTGAGAGTAGTACCAATAAAAGATGTAAAAATGATGATAAAAGGATTTAAAATAGCATCAGATCAGATTCCAGATATGACTTTATGGCTTATAGGGCCCACTGATGAGGATGATGATTATTATGAAGAATGTCTGAAACTTGTTGAAAACCTTGGATTGAAAGAAAAAGTTATTTTTACAGGAAGAGCCGATGTAACAGAATATTATTCTTTCCTTGACCTTCTTCTTTTAACTTCCATATCAGAAGGACAACCTTTGAGTATTTTGGAAGGACTTGCTTCAGGAATACCTTTTATTGCAACTGATGTAGGAAATTGCAGGGAAATACTCATAGGAAAAATCGATATAGGAGAAGCGGGAATAATAATTCCGCCTACATCTTATGTAGATCTTTCAAAGGCTCTTGTAGAATTGTATAACAGTCCTGAAAAATTGGAAAAATTTTCTGTTAACGGAAAGAAAATAGTGAATAAATATTATTCAAAAGCTGCATTTATTGAGCATTACCGTAAAATTTATGATGAGATGGGAGGTTAA
- the pelG gene encoding exopolysaccharide Pel transporter PelG codes for MAGIGFELRKLFMEEKEQPFGNIKALIFSAAISVGPWLITSTSLNLLILISENVKVSRVNQIIFMSSIFYTFIFSQILTSIFQYLITRFVSDCIFQKRIGKIRGTFLGSMKLISILAFFASYLFIRNGNLSVGFKVVFILLFISMCLSWITMIFVSLLKKYHFILFSFFLGNIVSVVLGYCFLKFPVTFIKETPVFWMMLSYCAGIFLNFLLTSMYVLRAFKGNGKNQFEFLTYLRGYFSLIIIGAIYILGVWAHVFMNWLVGDSYVIANAFIISPLYEVAVFYSYCTAIPSIIYFTIFLETKFLPLYKEYYKKISRTGTYKEIQDALEIMKQTLYREILYCMELQFLISLTCILLSNVIFNQFDMDARLLELFRITIFGSFCAIFVSILITLFLYFDLRLQSIILSFTLLISNIVFTYMFGRIGTGFAGTGFFLASFLTFGVAIYMFPKIFDTLNYTTMFRQNFNQKTGGATLKKVSLWLDKKVYILIILVLLFILGGKANAAYDKRGFNPVTRNNWHTMSPFDKDGYDIEGYTKDGINKRGFNRLNWNELTNSPYDYAGFDYNEIHKDTKKNYDERGFNINLYNVLTNSNYDKRGFSHQGIHKDTKREYDENGWNYYGLHEQTKDYYNPEGWNWEGINKRGFNKEGMNVETKSRYDNMGFDMSGIHKDTKKNYDERGFDINLHNIKTNSLYDERGFNYAGIHKDTKREYDENGWNYYGLHEQTKDYYNPEGLNWEGIDKKGFDKNGWNTFTKSKYDYAGFDIKGIHKNTKKKYDERGFDNNQFNVQTKSKYDKYGFNYEGIHKDTGRKYDKNGWNFYGLNEKTKTFYNTQGYTREGLDKYGYKKGQRPANFDDGVYDKNGFNKKGIYMKGY; via the coding sequence ATGGCAGGAATTGGTTTTGAATTAAGAAAATTATTCATGGAAGAAAAAGAACAGCCGTTTGGAAATATAAAGGCATTAATTTTTTCAGCTGCAATAAGTGTAGGACCATGGCTTATTACTTCAACCTCGTTAAATCTTCTTATTTTAATATCAGAAAATGTAAAGGTTTCAAGAGTTAATCAGATTATATTTATGAGCAGTATTTTTTACACTTTTATATTTTCGCAGATTCTGACAAGCATATTTCAATATCTTATTACGAGATTTGTATCAGACTGTATTTTTCAAAAAAGAATCGGTAAAATAAGAGGAACTTTTTTAGGTAGCATGAAATTGATATCGATTTTAGCATTTTTTGCCAGCTATCTGTTTATAAGAAATGGTAATCTTTCTGTAGGATTTAAAGTTGTATTTATACTGTTATTTATAAGTATGTGTCTTTCATGGATTACAATGATTTTTGTTTCTCTTCTGAAAAAATATCATTTTATACTTTTTAGTTTTTTTTTAGGAAATATCGTTTCTGTGGTTTTAGGATATTGTTTTTTAAAATTTCCTGTAACTTTTATCAAGGAAACTCCAGTTTTCTGGATGATGTTATCATACTGTGCAGGAATATTCTTAAATTTTCTTCTGACATCAATGTACGTTTTGAGGGCATTTAAGGGAAATGGAAAAAATCAGTTTGAATTTCTTACATACTTGAGAGGATACTTTAGTCTAATTATAATAGGTGCTATATATATATTAGGTGTATGGGCGCATGTCTTTATGAACTGGCTTGTAGGTGATTCATATGTAATTGCAAATGCTTTTATTATATCACCTTTATATGAAGTGGCAGTATTTTATTCTTATTGTACAGCAATACCAAGTATCATTTATTTTACAATATTTCTTGAAACGAAGTTTCTTCCTTTGTATAAGGAATACTATAAAAAGATAAGTAGAACGGGCACTTACAAAGAAATACAAGATGCACTTGAAATAATGAAACAGACGTTATATAGAGAAATTTTATATTGTATGGAGCTACAATTTCTGATTTCATTGACATGTATTTTGTTATCAAACGTTATATTTAATCAGTTTGATATGGATGCACGTTTGCTGGAACTGTTCAGGATAACCATTTTTGGATCATTCTGTGCAATTTTTGTTTCAATTTTGATAACATTATTTCTATATTTTGATTTAAGGTTGCAGTCAATAATTTTGTCATTCACTTTATTAATAAGTAATATTGTTTTTACATATATGTTCGGAAGGATAGGAACCGGTTTTGCAGGAACAGGATTTTTTCTTGCTTCCTTTTTGACTTTTGGTGTAGCCATATATATGTTTCCAAAAATATTTGACACATTGAATTATACAACAATGTTCAGGCAAAATTTTAATCAGAAGACAGGAGGAGCCACTTTGAAAAAAGTTAGTTTATGGCTTGATAAAAAAGTATATATTTTAATAATATTAGTTCTTCTATTTATTTTAGGAGGAAAAGCAAATGCCGCATACGATAAAAGAGGATTTAATCCAGTAACTCGAAATAACTGGCATACAATGAGCCCATTTGATAAGGACGGTTATGATATAGAAGGATATACAAAAGATGGTATAAACAAAAGAGGATTTAACCGTTTAAATTGGAATGAGCTGACAAACAGTCCTTATGACTATGCAGGATTTGATTATAATGAAATTCATAAGGATACAAAGAAGAATTACGATGAGAGAGGATTTAACATAAATCTTTACAATGTACTGACAAATTCCAACTATGACAAAAGAGGATTCAGTCATCAGGGGATTCATAAAGATACAAAAAGAGAATACGATGAGAATGGCTGGAACTACTATGGGCTGCATGAACAGACAAAAGATTATTATAATCCTGAAGGATGGAACTGGGAAGGTATAAATAAAAGAGGTTTCAATAAGGAAGGAATGAATGTTGAAACAAAGTCAAGATATGACAATATGGGATTCGACATGAGCGGAATTCATAAAGATACGAAAAAAAATTATGATGAAAGAGGATTTGATATTAATCTTCATAATATAAAAACAAATTCCTTATATGATGAAAGAGGATTTAATTATGCAGGAATTCATAAGGATACAAAGAGAGAATATGATGAAAATGGCTGGAACTACTATGGACTGCATGAACAGACAAAGGATTATTATAATCCTGAAGGTTTAAACTGGGAAGGTATAGATAAAAAAGGTTTTGATAAAAACGGATGGAATACATTTACAAAAAGTAAATATGACTATGCAGGATTTGATATAAAAGGGATTCATAAAAATACAAAAAAGAAATATGATGAAAGAGGATTTGACAACAATCAGTTTAACGTTCAGACAAAATCAAAATACGACAAATACGGGTTTAATTACGAAGGAATTCATAAGGATACAGGTAGAAAATATGATAAAAACGGATGGAATTTCTATGGTTTAAATGAAAAAACTAAGACATTCTATAATACTCAGGGATACACAAGAGAAGGATTGGACAAATATGGTTATAAAAAAGGTCAGAGACCTGCCAATTTTGATGATGGAGTGTATGACAAAAACGGATTTAATAAAAAAGGAATATATATGAAAGGGTACTAG